From a single Nicotiana tabacum cultivar K326 chromosome 8, ASM71507v2, whole genome shotgun sequence genomic region:
- the LOC107792106 gene encoding transcription factor TGA9: protein MASQGIGETGLTNSGPSNHHNMPYAVFRGLNPASTISFIYHSTPNNPEGTFDFGELEEAFALQGFKINNDEAKASLYAATTGKPAATLDMFPSWPMRFQDTLKENSKSREEESSESGSFSSRAQAHLEPESPISRKASSEQNQLQITQQQQQLHQEMSSDNNPRTGNLQTELASKPNNMEKRKGAGSTSERMADPKTLRRLAQNREAAKKSRLRKKAYVQQLETSRIRLSQLEQELQRARSQGIFLGGGTAAGANISSGAALFDMEYSRWLDDDHRHMSELRTALQTHLSDGDLRLIVDGYIAHYDEIFSLKGVAAKCDVFHLITGMWTTPAERCFLWMGGFRPSELIKMLIGQLDPLTEQQLMGIYSLQQSSQQAEDALSQGLEQLQQSLVDTVASGSINDGMHHMALALGKLSNLEGFVRQADNLRQQTLHQLHRILTVRQAARCFLVIGEYYGRLRALSSLWLSRPRETLIADDTSCQTTTELQMVHSSQNYFSNF from the exons ATGGCAAGTCAAGGAATTGGAGAGACTGGTTTAACAAACTCAGGACCATCAAATCACCATAATATGCCTTATGCCGTTTTTAGGGGGCTAAATCCTGCTAGCACAATTAGCTTCATCTATCATTCTACTCCCAA TAATCCAGAAGGAACTTTTGATTTTGGAGAGCTAGAAGAAGCTTTTGCACTACAAGGATTTAAGATCAATAATGATGAAGCTAAAGCAT CTTTATATGCAGCAACCACAGGGAAGCCTGCTGCAACTCTGGATATGTTTCCTTCTTGGCCTATGAGATTCCAAGATACCCTAAAA GAAAACTCAAAATCAAGAGAAGAAGAGAGTAGTGAATCAGGTTCATTTTCAAGTAGAGCTCAAGCCCATTTGGAACCAGAATCTCCTATCAGTAGAAAAGCATCCTCAGAACAAAATCAACTTCAGATaacacagcagcagcagcagcttcATCAAGAGATGTCAAGTGATAATAATCCAAGAACTGGAAATTTACAAACTGAATTAGCTTCCAAGCCCAACAATATGGAAaag AGAAAGGGTGCTGGTTCAACCTCAGAGAGGATGGCTGATCCTAAG ACATTGAGACGTTTAGCACAAAATAGAGAAGCAGCAAAGAAAAGCAGGCTAAGGAAAAAG GCTTATGTACAACAGTTAGAAACAAGCAGGATAAGACTTTCTCAGCTAGAGCAAGAACTTCAACGGGCTAGATCTCAG GGGATTTTCTTGGGAGGAGGTACTGCTGCTGGTGCCAACATCAGCTCTG GTGCTGCACTATTTGACATGGAATACTCAAGGTGGTTGGATGATGATCACAGGCACATGTCCGAGCTCCGAACTGCATTACAAACACATTTATCAGATGGTGATCTTAGGTTAATAGTTGATGGATATATAGCTCATTACGATGAAATTTTCAGCCTCAAGGGTGTGGCAGCAAAATGTGATGTATTTCACTTAATTACTGGAATGTGGACAACTCCAGCTGAACGCTGCTTCCTTTGGATGGGTGGTTTTAGGCCATCTGAACTTATCAAG ATGTTGATTGGACAATTGGACCCTTTAACAGAGCAGCAACTTATGGGAATTTACAGCCTCCAGCAATCTTCCCAACAAGCAGAGGATGCCCTTTCCCAGGGATTGGAACAATTGCAACAATCTTTAGTTGATACTGTTGCAAGTGGTTCTATCAATGATGGGATGCATCATATGGCTCTTGCATTAGGCAAGCTTTCCAATCTTGAAGGATTTGTTCGTCAG GCCGATAATTTGAGGCAACAAACATTGCATCAGTTACATAGAATATTGACAGTTAGGCAAGCAGCGCGATGTTTCTTGGTGATTGGGGAGTATTATGGTCGTTTACGAGCCCTAAGTTCTCTATGGTTATCTCGTCCACGAGA GACACTGATCGCAGATGATACTTCTTGTCAAACAACAACGGAGTTACAAATGGTACATTCCTCTCAGAACTACTTCTCAAATTTCTGA